One genomic segment of Gemmatimonadaceae bacterium includes these proteins:
- a CDS encoding NAD(P)H-quinone oxidoreductase, whose product MSDATVPPVMRAVVITRPGGPEVLEVQERPTPKPGRGQVLVRVRTSALNRADLLQREGRYPAPPGAPADIPGLEFAGEVAALGDDGGAWTVGARVFGITAGGGHAEFLVVDSGCASPIPRQLSWTDAGAIPEAFMTAHDALVTQAQVASGESVLIHAVGSGVGLAATQVARAWQATPYGTARTADKIERARGLGLEDGIVVAGDPEAIVAQVEQWTGGKGVPVVLDLVGGDYVGANIRAASSKGRIMIIGTVAGRTASIPVGMVLGKRLTLIGTVLRSRSVDEKRAVTAAFTRDIVPLVASGTLRPTIDTVLDLADVAKAHERLAGNATFGKVVLRVS is encoded by the coding sequence GTGAGTGACGCAACGGTTCCGCCGGTGATGCGCGCCGTCGTCATCACGCGCCCCGGCGGCCCCGAAGTGCTCGAGGTGCAGGAGCGGCCGACGCCGAAGCCGGGCCGCGGCCAGGTTCTCGTGCGCGTTCGCACGTCGGCGCTCAATCGCGCGGATCTATTGCAACGCGAGGGCCGCTATCCCGCGCCGCCCGGCGCGCCGGCCGACATTCCCGGCTTGGAGTTCGCCGGAGAGGTCGCCGCGCTCGGTGACGATGGCGGCGCGTGGACGGTCGGCGCACGAGTGTTCGGGATTACCGCCGGCGGGGGCCACGCCGAGTTTCTCGTCGTCGACTCGGGCTGCGCGTCGCCCATCCCACGGCAGCTCTCGTGGACCGACGCGGGCGCGATCCCCGAAGCGTTCATGACCGCGCACGACGCGCTCGTGACACAGGCTCAGGTCGCGAGCGGAGAAAGCGTCTTGATTCATGCCGTGGGAAGCGGCGTCGGCCTCGCCGCGACGCAAGTCGCGCGCGCGTGGCAGGCGACGCCGTACGGCACGGCGCGCACGGCCGACAAGATCGAGCGAGCCCGCGGGCTCGGACTGGAGGACGGAATCGTCGTTGCCGGCGACCCGGAAGCGATCGTCGCGCAGGTCGAGCAGTGGACCGGCGGCAAGGGTGTGCCGGTCGTGCTCGATCTCGTCGGCGGCGACTATGTCGGCGCGAACATCCGCGCCGCGTCATCGAAGGGCCGCATCATGATCATCGGCACAGTGGCCGGCCGCACCGCGTCGATCCCCGTCGGCATGGTCCTCGGCAAGCGTCTCACGCTGATCGGCACCGTTCTGCGCTCACGCTCCGTCGACGAGAAGCGCGCGGTGACCGCCGCGTTCACGCGCGACATCGTCCCCCTCGTGGCCTCCGGGACGCTCCGTCCGACGATCGACACGGTCCTCGACCTCGCCGACGTCGCCAAAGCCCACGAGCGGCTCGCCGGCAACGCGACGTTCGGCAAAGTCGTCTTGCGCGTGTCGTGA
- a CDS encoding amidase family protein, with protein MNARPLLAGALAVVSSMVPAASPAQRPFRVDETTIADVHAAMRSGGLTCHALVQAYLDRIAAYDKQGPAINAITVVNPDALATADSLDRRFAANRQFVGPLHCIPMIVKDNFQTIGLQTAAGNLALKGYAPAKDAFQVRRIKEAGAIVLAKSNMAEFAFSPIETVNSVLPGYTKNPYALDRVTAGSSGGTAAAVAADLGEVGLGTDTGNSIRGPSSHQSLVGIRSTMGLTSRAGIAPLSLFADIAGPMARSVADAVAVLQVVAGYDPDDPATAAVRNKQLPNYAAALVRGGLKGARIGILRQAFEGPTVDPEVRSVFERAVKDLRAAGATVLDTVTITELDSIRRSNRGGCNPFKFEFNAWLAEQGDRAPVHDLHAIVTSRRYHPSVQVRLLDADSVKLPPDSVPGCQGRQRVRDGLREAVARTMDRLQLDALIYPTWSNPPRLIGDLNTPAGDNSQVFSPTTGNPAITVPMGYTRNNTLPAGMTFFGRAFDEERLIKLVYDYEQATKWRREPTSTPPLGSSGGGGDDKR; from the coding sequence ATGAATGCTCGGCCACTGCTCGCCGGCGCGCTCGCTGTCGTCTCATCCATGGTTCCAGCCGCGTCGCCCGCGCAGCGACCCTTTCGCGTCGACGAGACGACGATCGCGGACGTCCACGCGGCAATGCGAAGCGGAGGGTTGACCTGTCACGCGCTCGTGCAGGCGTACCTCGACCGAATCGCGGCGTACGACAAACAGGGACCGGCGATCAACGCGATCACGGTCGTCAATCCCGATGCGCTGGCCACGGCCGATTCGTTGGACCGGCGCTTCGCCGCGAACCGCCAGTTCGTCGGACCGCTTCACTGCATCCCGATGATCGTCAAGGACAATTTCCAGACGATCGGGCTGCAGACGGCGGCGGGGAATCTCGCGCTCAAAGGGTACGCGCCGGCGAAGGACGCGTTTCAGGTGCGCCGCATCAAGGAGGCCGGCGCGATCGTGTTAGCAAAGTCTAACATGGCGGAATTCGCGTTCAGTCCCATCGAGACCGTGAACTCCGTGCTGCCGGGATACACGAAGAACCCGTACGCCCTGGACCGCGTGACCGCGGGGTCGTCGGGCGGGACCGCCGCGGCCGTCGCCGCTGACCTCGGAGAAGTCGGGCTCGGGACCGACACCGGAAACTCGATCCGCGGACCGAGCTCGCACCAGTCGCTCGTCGGCATCCGATCGACGATGGGGCTCACGAGCCGAGCCGGCATCGCGCCACTCAGTTTGTTCGCCGACATCGCGGGGCCGATGGCGAGGAGCGTCGCAGACGCCGTCGCCGTCCTTCAAGTCGTGGCCGGCTACGACCCCGACGATCCGGCCACCGCGGCCGTGAGGAACAAGCAACTGCCGAACTATGCGGCGGCGCTGGTACGAGGCGGTCTCAAGGGCGCACGGATCGGCATTCTTCGGCAGGCGTTCGAAGGTCCGACGGTCGATCCCGAAGTGCGGTCTGTTTTCGAGCGAGCCGTGAAGGACCTGCGAGCCGCCGGGGCGACGGTCCTCGACACGGTGACGATCACCGAGCTCGACTCGATCCGCCGGTCGAACCGCGGCGGATGCAACCCGTTCAAGTTCGAGTTCAACGCGTGGCTCGCCGAACAAGGCGATCGCGCTCCCGTCCACGACCTGCACGCCATCGTCACGAGTCGACGATATCATCCTTCGGTGCAGGTCCGGCTGCTGGACGCCGACTCGGTGAAGTTGCCGCCGGACTCCGTACCAGGATGTCAGGGGCGCCAGCGCGTGCGCGACGGGCTGCGTGAGGCGGTGGCTCGCACGATGGACCGGCTTCAGCTCGACGCCTTGATCTATCCGACGTGGAGCAACCCGCCGAGGCTGATCGGCGATCTCAACACGCCGGCCGGCGACAACAGCCAAGTGTTTTCCCCGACGACGGGAAATCCAGCGATCACCGTCCCGATGGGCTATACGCGAAACAACACGCTGCCGGCCGGCATGACGTTCTTCGGCCGCGCGTTCGACGAGGAACGATTGATCAAACTGGTGTACGACTACGAGCAAGCGACGAAATGGCGACGCGAACCGACGTCGACGCCGCCGCTCGGGTCATCGGGTGGGGGTGGTGACGACAAGCGGTAG
- a CDS encoding family 10 glycosylhydrolase, producing the protein MLTRSLVIVHAALSASLAAAQVAPSGAPPANTSASAPPLAPPPAVPREFRAAWVTPIYDRGFRDWPSKPGLSPDAQRAELIALLDDAAAIGLNAVILHVRLASDAFYPTKYAPWSPLLSGQSGVGPSPSYDPLAFAVSAAHARGLQLHAWFNPFRAILPGVPGKPASTHVTRQHPDWIVKYGKQTWIDPGNPAARKYVLETILDVARRYDVDGIHIDDYFYPYRETRTYTRRVKKKRIRVTEEINFADGRSWKRYGAGHGFGDRDSWRRANIDDFVQSLYKSVKAIKPAMIVGISPFGIWRPGSPAGITGLDSFSEIYADSRRWLNQGWVDYIAPQLYWQVDGAQDRFRALDSWWRTENPMHRFVWPGLYTSKVYGGFDSWPIDEIETQITTIRDARAGSADPPGHVHFRLSALLADNERLARSLARDYAQRALVPAFTWLGAAAPPSPSLATTPSAPTVTVISNAAAAAPPRWWLVQVRGAGGVWTTKLQPGAATQIAVDSMSSSNPNEIAVTAISATGVESEPAVVAWPPTGNAAAPPARNRRRR; encoded by the coding sequence ATGCTCACCCGGTCCCTCGTCATCGTTCACGCGGCCCTGTCCGCGTCGTTGGCCGCCGCACAGGTCGCTCCCTCCGGCGCGCCGCCGGCGAATACCTCTGCGTCAGCGCCACCACTCGCGCCGCCGCCCGCGGTACCGCGCGAGTTTCGCGCGGCGTGGGTGACGCCGATCTACGATCGCGGTTTCCGCGATTGGCCGTCGAAGCCGGGACTCTCGCCGGACGCGCAGCGTGCGGAGCTCATCGCACTGCTCGACGACGCAGCGGCGATCGGATTGAACGCGGTGATTCTCCACGTCCGCCTCGCGAGCGACGCATTCTACCCGACGAAGTACGCGCCCTGGTCGCCGCTCCTCTCGGGACAGTCGGGCGTCGGTCCGTCGCCGTCATACGATCCGCTCGCGTTTGCCGTGTCAGCGGCGCACGCACGCGGGCTGCAACTGCACGCATGGTTCAACCCGTTCCGCGCAATACTTCCGGGCGTGCCCGGCAAGCCGGCCTCGACGCACGTCACACGACAGCATCCGGACTGGATCGTGAAGTACGGAAAGCAGACGTGGATCGATCCGGGCAACCCAGCGGCGCGCAAGTACGTGCTCGAGACGATTCTCGACGTCGCTCGCCGCTACGACGTCGACGGCATCCACATCGACGACTACTTCTATCCGTATCGCGAGACGCGCACGTACACCCGCCGAGTGAAGAAGAAGCGCATCCGCGTCACCGAAGAGATCAACTTCGCCGACGGGCGCTCATGGAAGCGGTACGGGGCGGGGCACGGGTTCGGCGACCGCGACTCATGGCGCCGCGCCAACATCGACGACTTCGTGCAGTCGCTCTACAAGAGCGTGAAAGCGATCAAGCCGGCGATGATCGTCGGCATCAGTCCGTTCGGCATCTGGCGACCGGGATCGCCCGCCGGCATCACAGGACTCGACTCCTTCAGCGAGATCTATGCTGACTCGCGGCGCTGGCTCAACCAGGGCTGGGTCGACTACATCGCGCCGCAACTCTACTGGCAGGTCGACGGCGCGCAGGATCGCTTCCGAGCGCTCGACTCGTGGTGGCGCACCGAGAATCCCATGCACCGGTTCGTCTGGCCCGGCCTCTACACGTCGAAAGTCTACGGTGGATTCGACAGCTGGCCGATCGACGAAATCGAAACACAGATCACGACCATTCGCGATGCACGCGCCGGCTCGGCTGATCCACCCGGTCATGTACACTTCCGCCTGAGTGCGTTGCTTGCGGACAACGAACGTCTCGCGCGCAGTCTCGCGCGAGACTATGCGCAGCGGGCGTTGGTGCCCGCTTTCACGTGGCTCGGCGCCGCCGCGCCGCCGTCCCCATCGCTAGCGACCACGCCCTCCGCGCCCACGGTGACGGTGATTTCGAACGCCGCCGCCGCCGCCCCGCCCCGGTGGTGGCTCGTTCAGGTGCGCGGCGCGGGGGGCGTTTGGACGACGAAGCTCCAGCCCGGCGCCGCCACCCAAATCGCCGTCGATTCGATGTCGAGCTCGAACCCGAACGAGATCGCGGTGACGGCGATCAGCGCGACCGGCGTCGAGAGCGAACCGGCGGTCGTCGCATGGCCGCCGACCGGGAACGCGGCCGCGCCTCCGGCGCGAAACAGGCGACGACGATAG
- a CDS encoding DUF2911 domain-containing protein: MLRLVGRAAALAVLGSVVHAQQPKETPRMAASSFATVEVHVNSRPIGNEWYAEDAGYTGPARIAISYGQPHARGRKIVGGLIPNDTVWRFGANDATSLHTDLDLTIGPLAVPRGDYTLYLVHAGNNWDLILNSQTAIWGTDRNPSKDIGRVRLTARTLTDSEDALSIYLTPNSTNPSRQADPAGVLRIKWGTVELSTPWKVKI, translated from the coding sequence ATGCTTCGCCTCGTCGGACGCGCCGCGGCGCTCGCGGTGCTCGGATCGGTCGTCCATGCCCAACAGCCGAAGGAAACGCCTCGGATGGCGGCGAGCAGCTTCGCGACCGTCGAAGTGCATGTGAACTCCCGCCCGATCGGCAACGAATGGTATGCCGAGGACGCGGGCTACACCGGACCGGCGCGCATCGCCATCTCGTACGGTCAGCCGCACGCCCGCGGGCGCAAGATCGTCGGGGGTCTCATCCCGAACGACACCGTGTGGCGCTTCGGGGCGAACGACGCCACGAGTCTTCACACCGACCTCGATCTCACCATCGGACCGCTGGCGGTGCCCCGCGGCGACTACACGCTTTATCTCGTGCACGCCGGCAACAACTGGGACCTGATTCTCAACAGCCAGACCGCGATCTGGGGAACCGACCGCAATCCCTCGAAGGACATCGGCCGCGTGCGCCTCACCGCACGAACGCTCACCGATTCCGAGGACGCGCTGAGCATCTACCTGACGCCAAATTCGACGAATCCCAGCCGACAGGCTGACCCGGCCGGCGTGCTCCGCATCAAGTGGGGAACCGTCGAGCTCTCGACGCCCTGGAAGGTCAAGATCTGA
- a CDS encoding TonB-dependent receptor: MIFHARATRRRRSRAAMVPLAVLLVPSLLVSQQRSASVPSDTARRDSSRVQRLERVMISALRGSGAAIISQKTLTSQDLAPRYFGQDVPLLLQGAAPSLTSYAETGNYWGYSYIRLRGIDQSRINLTLDGIPLNDPEDQVLYFADFPDLANSLGSVQVQRGVGTSSNGTAAYAGSINMESLPIFGGQRGAELQLEGGSFGSKRGSAEYRSGLTSDRLALYVRVSDLKTDGYRYHSGVEGKSAFLSAGYFGDRDIVKVTATTGTMRDTMAYLAVPVTDLDTNRRINPLTPEERDGFGERIAALSYTRLFTAASSLTTTAYRISASGDYDVQLAPLTQFNLDFVWYGVTSDWSLRRNGLSVDVGANANDYSRDHFAFQHPDLQNPLYFNTGHKGDVSGFTKLGYTAGRTTLFGDLQVRHAEWRYLPDAHADIPTESIAWTFVNPKVGVTHVVNRSTSLYVSYGANTREPARGDMLAGFDNLDTSNVAFVGDLHRVKPETVHDLELGTTFRTRTIDAQANIYSMNFRNEIAPIGQLSYIGNPLRENVASSYRRGIEGDVTYRGIAHWLLTANVSASTNRIRDYTDSTGDTPLTYHDVQPLLTPRFMTYERAAFAPSENLWLALETRYTARSFLQNTDDPLYVLPASFNVDASVSWHVKQYELVGRINNLLDGKKYGSGYAGDGVPDFYVLPPRNFFVTLKLDF; this comes from the coding sequence TGATCTTCCATGCTCGCGCGACGCGTCGGCGTCGCTCCCGAGCGGCCATGGTGCCGCTCGCCGTTCTGCTCGTGCCCAGCCTGCTCGTCTCGCAGCAGCGCTCCGCCTCAGTCCCCTCCGACACCGCTCGTCGCGACTCGAGCCGGGTTCAACGTCTCGAGCGCGTAATGATCTCGGCGCTTCGCGGGTCGGGCGCGGCGATCATCTCGCAAAAGACGTTGACCTCGCAGGACCTCGCGCCGCGCTACTTCGGCCAGGATGTGCCGTTGCTGTTGCAAGGTGCGGCGCCGTCCCTCACGTCGTACGCCGAGACGGGGAACTACTGGGGGTACAGCTACATCAGGCTGCGCGGCATCGACCAGTCGCGCATCAACCTGACGCTCGACGGCATCCCGCTGAACGATCCCGAGGACCAGGTCCTCTATTTCGCCGACTTTCCGGATCTCGCCAACAGCCTCGGCTCCGTGCAGGTGCAGCGTGGTGTCGGCACGAGCAGCAACGGGACCGCGGCGTACGCCGGATCGATCAACATGGAATCGTTGCCGATCTTCGGCGGACAGCGCGGCGCGGAATTGCAGCTCGAGGGCGGATCGTTCGGCTCGAAGCGCGGGAGCGCGGAGTATCGCAGCGGCCTCACCAGCGATCGTCTCGCGCTCTACGTTCGCGTCTCCGATCTGAAGACCGACGGCTACCGCTATCACTCGGGTGTCGAGGGCAAATCGGCGTTTCTCAGCGCGGGGTATTTCGGCGACCGTGACATCGTGAAGGTCACGGCCACCACGGGGACGATGCGCGACACGATGGCGTATCTCGCGGTTCCGGTCACGGATCTCGACACGAACCGGCGAATCAATCCGCTGACGCCGGAAGAGCGCGACGGATTCGGGGAGCGGATCGCGGCGCTGTCGTATACGCGCCTGTTCACTGCCGCGTCGTCGCTCACGACGACCGCGTATCGAATTTCGGCGAGCGGCGACTACGACGTGCAGCTCGCGCCGCTCACGCAGTTCAATCTCGATTTCGTGTGGTACGGCGTGACGAGCGACTGGAGTCTGCGCCGCAACGGCTTGAGCGTCGACGTCGGCGCGAACGCGAACGACTATTCGCGCGACCACTTCGCCTTCCAGCATCCCGATCTCCAGAATCCGTTGTACTTCAACACGGGACACAAGGGCGACGTGAGCGGATTCACGAAGCTCGGGTACACGGCCGGACGCACGACGCTGTTCGGCGACCTGCAGGTGCGGCACGCGGAGTGGCGCTACCTACCCGACGCGCACGCCGACATCCCGACCGAGTCGATCGCGTGGACGTTCGTGAACCCGAAGGTCGGCGTCACTCACGTCGTCAACCGGTCGACCTCGCTCTACGTGTCGTACGGCGCCAACACGCGAGAGCCGGCCCGCGGCGACATGCTCGCCGGCTTCGACAATCTGGACACGTCCAACGTCGCTTTCGTCGGCGATCTGCATCGCGTGAAGCCGGAGACCGTGCACGACCTCGAGTTGGGCACGACGTTTCGCACGCGCACGATCGACGCGCAGGCGAACATCTACTCGATGAACTTCCGCAACGAGATCGCGCCGATCGGGCAGCTCAGCTACATCGGGAATCCGCTGCGCGAGAACGTCGCCTCGAGCTACCGCCGCGGGATCGAAGGCGACGTCACGTATCGCGGAATCGCGCACTGGCTCTTGACGGCCAACGTCTCCGCGAGCACGAACCGCATTCGCGACTACACCGACTCGACCGGCGACACGCCGCTGACGTACCACGACGTGCAGCCGCTTCTGACCCCGCGTTTCATGACCTACGAGCGCGCCGCGTTCGCCCCGAGCGAGAATCTCTGGCTGGCGCTCGAGACGCGCTACACGGCCCGATCGTTCCTTCAGAACACCGACGACCCGCTCTACGTCCTCCCGGCGTCGTTCAACGTCGACGCGAGTGTGTCGTGGCACGTGAAGCAGTACGAGCTCGTCGGCCGGATCAACAACCTGCTCGACGGCAAGAAGTACGGGAGCGGCTACGCCGGCGACGGCGTCCCCGACTTCTACGTCCTGCCCCCGCGCAACTTCTTCGTGACGTTAAAGCTCGATTTTTGA
- a CDS encoding glycosyl hydrolase, translating to MAHRFAPLAVAGLSLVFLAASAAAPCAIIAAQRAPAREATLGLLDSSRYAAAARELRGLRWRLVGPFRGGRAVAVVGDPTKRDVFYFGAVDGGVWKTINGGASWNNTTDGVSSIASVGAIAIAPSDPNVVYAGGGEADLREDWTYGDGMYRSTDAGKSWTHLGLDDARHISRIVVDPRDPDRVFVAALGHASGKNSTRGVYRSTDGGKTWQRVLFTNDSTGAAEIEMDPSNPRILFAALWHMQRTPWGFTAGNGSLWKTADGGDTWRDISGAPGIPKNPLGRIGMSVSRANPQRVYATIECPPEDSTGGIFRSDDDGATWQRTNGDQKWMVRPWYYGEITADPADTNTVYVMNLSTWKSTDGGRTFTRLRLPHGDTHALWIDPKDSRRMISGNDGGATISFDGGSNWSSIMNQPTAQFYHVATDDQWPYRIYGAQQDNTTVSIVSRSDNGVIDESDWWPVGGGESGYIAPKPGNPNVVIAGTYTGTMTRYDVKTKQTKDISVWLNNYDGWPARDVPNRFQWTYPIVYSTHDPRVLYSSANRIFKSTDDGDSWQPISPDLTRHDPTTLGPAGGPITYDMTGTEWYASVFALAESPRSGDILWAGSDDGLIHVTRDRGTTWANVTPAAMARFTRVSIVEPSHFDPATAYVAANRYQLDDFKPYLYKTSDFGRTWTAINTGIPDGAYTRSIREDPVRRGLLYAGTETGVYYSSDDGAHWEPLQLNLPRASVRDLKVQGSDLIAATHGRAMWVLDDVSPLRTLADSVRRAAIHLFTPDTATRFAAGHFRTTTDGENPPAGVIVDYWLSSAAGGLDPRDSLRLEFLDASGKVIRHFSSAAPPDSVKSAAFARMGADSAHAQGTSPGKQPTDTMSLKVRGSRELLNDTLAFAPSDSIVTARAGLNRFVWDLRYPATREAKDVVNDEGSTLGPVAAPGTYTVRLIGKGRTLTSTVAVRGDPRLTTTQADYDAQLALALAVQTKTNEVSDAAKRILELEHALDDRVAAAKGQSYEKRVADAAKPIHATLETIRDSLVEIHSHADEITLHYPIRYYNMLLSLAGMVQSADAGPTKQESAILQDLRPKIDAHLAKLRSVEGTDVASFNALLKELNVPAIPGPPPVIVP from the coding sequence ATGGCCCACCGATTCGCTCCCCTCGCAGTCGCTGGACTCTCCCTCGTGTTTCTCGCGGCCTCGGCGGCCGCGCCATGCGCGATCATCGCGGCGCAGCGAGCGCCGGCGCGCGAGGCGACGCTCGGTCTGCTCGATTCGTCACGATACGCGGCAGCCGCGCGCGAGCTGCGCGGCCTTCGCTGGCGGCTCGTCGGCCCCTTCAGGGGCGGACGCGCAGTCGCCGTCGTCGGCGACCCGACCAAGCGCGACGTGTTCTACTTCGGCGCCGTGGATGGCGGAGTGTGGAAGACGATCAACGGCGGCGCGAGCTGGAACAACACGACCGACGGCGTTTCGTCGATCGCGAGCGTCGGCGCGATCGCCATCGCGCCGTCCGATCCGAACGTCGTCTACGCGGGCGGCGGTGAAGCCGATTTGCGCGAAGATTGGACGTACGGCGACGGCATGTATCGCTCCACCGATGCCGGAAAGTCGTGGACGCACCTCGGCCTCGACGATGCGCGGCACATCTCGCGGATCGTCGTGGATCCACGAGACCCCGATCGCGTGTTCGTCGCGGCGCTCGGACACGCCAGCGGTAAGAACAGCACCCGCGGCGTCTATCGCTCGACCGACGGCGGCAAAACCTGGCAGCGCGTGCTCTTCACGAACGACTCGACGGGTGCCGCCGAGATCGAGATGGATCCGTCGAATCCGCGAATCCTTTTCGCCGCGCTCTGGCACATGCAGCGCACGCCGTGGGGATTCACGGCCGGGAACGGAAGTCTATGGAAGACGGCGGACGGTGGCGACACGTGGCGTGACATCAGCGGCGCGCCGGGCATTCCCAAGAATCCGCTCGGCCGCATCGGCATGTCGGTGTCGCGCGCGAACCCGCAGCGTGTCTACGCGACGATCGAGTGTCCGCCGGAGGACTCGACGGGCGGCATCTTCCGAAGCGATGACGACGGCGCGACGTGGCAGCGCACGAACGGCGACCAGAAATGGATGGTGCGGCCGTGGTACTACGGTGAGATCACCGCCGACCCGGCCGACACGAACACCGTGTACGTGATGAACCTGTCGACCTGGAAGTCGACCGACGGCGGCCGCACGTTCACGCGATTGCGGCTTCCGCACGGCGACACGCACGCGCTGTGGATCGACCCGAAGGATTCACGCCGGATGATCAGCGGCAACGACGGCGGCGCGACGATCAGCTTCGACGGGGGCTCGAACTGGTCCTCGATCATGAACCAGCCGACGGCTCAGTTCTATCACGTCGCGACGGACGACCAGTGGCCGTATCGCATCTACGGCGCGCAGCAGGACAACACGACGGTGTCGATTGTGAGCCGCTCCGACAACGGCGTGATCGACGAATCGGACTGGTGGCCGGTGGGTGGCGGAGAATCGGGCTACATCGCACCGAAGCCCGGCAATCCGAACGTCGTCATCGCCGGGACGTACACCGGCACGATGACGCGCTACGACGTGAAGACGAAGCAGACGAAGGACATCTCGGTCTGGCTGAACAACTACGACGGGTGGCCGGCGCGCGACGTGCCGAATCGCTTCCAGTGGACGTACCCGATCGTCTACTCGACGCACGACCCACGCGTGCTGTACTCGTCGGCGAACAGAATCTTCAAGTCCACCGACGACGGTGACAGTTGGCAGCCGATCAGCCCCGATCTGACGCGCCACGATCCGACGACGCTCGGCCCCGCCGGCGGCCCGATCACCTACGACATGACCGGCACCGAGTGGTACGCGTCGGTGTTCGCGCTCGCCGAGTCGCCGCGCTCCGGCGACATCCTCTGGGCCGGATCGGACGACGGACTGATTCACGTCACGCGCGACCGGGGCACGACATGGGCGAACGTGACGCCGGCGGCGATGGCGAGGTTTACGCGCGTCTCGATCGTCGAGCCGTCGCACTTCGATCCGGCGACGGCGTACGTAGCGGCGAACCGCTACCAACTCGACGACTTCAAACCATACCTGTACAAGACCTCGGATTTCGGCCGCACCTGGACCGCGATCAACACGGGCATTCCCGACGGCGCGTACACGCGAAGCATTCGAGAGGACCCGGTGCGTCGCGGCCTGCTGTACGCCGGCACGGAGACGGGCGTCTACTACTCGAGCGACGACGGCGCGCACTGGGAACCGCTGCAGCTCAACCTGCCGCGCGCGTCCGTTCGCGATCTGAAGGTGCAGGGCAGCGATCTCATCGCCGCGACGCACGGCCGGGCGATGTGGGTGCTCGACGACGTGTCGCCGCTGCGGACGCTGGCGGACAGTGTGCGCCGCGCGGCCATCCATCTGTTCACGCCTGATACGGCGACTCGATTCGCCGCCGGGCACTTCCGTACGACGACCGACGGCGAGAATCCGCCGGCTGGCGTGATCGTGGACTACTGGCTCTCCTCTGCGGCGGGAGGGCTCGATCCGCGCGACAGCTTGCGGCTCGAATTCCTCGACGCGAGCGGAAAGGTGATTCGCCATTTCTCGAGCGCGGCGCCGCCCGACTCGGTCAAGTCCGCCGCATTCGCTCGCATGGGCGCGGACTCCGCTCACGCACAGGGCACGAGCCCCGGAAAGCAGCCGACCGACACGATGTCGCTCAAGGTGCGCGGCTCGCGCGAGCTGCTGAACGACACGCTGGCGTTCGCGCCCAGCGACTCCATCGTGACGGCGCGAGCCGGCTTGAATCGGTTCGTGTGGGACCTGCGGTATCCCGCGACGCGCGAGGCGAAGGACGTCGTCAACGACGAGGGGTCGACGCTGGGGCCGGTGGCCGCGCCGGGTACATACACCGTACGGCTCATCGGCAAAGGGCGGACGCTCACGAGCACGGTCGCCGTGCGCGGCGACCCGAGACTGACCACGACCCAGGCCGACTACGACGCGCAGCTCGCGCTCGCGCTCGCGGTCCAGACGAAGACGAACGAAGTCTCCGACGCCGCCAAACGCATCCTCGAGCTCGAGCACGCGCTGGACGATCGCGTCGCGGCGGCGAAGGGGCAGTCCTACGAGAAGCGCGTCGCCGACGCCGCCAAGCCGATCCATGCGACGCTGGAAACGATTCGCGACTCGCTGGTCGAGATCCACTCGCACGCCGACGAGATCACGCTCCATTACCCGATTCGCTATTACAACATGCTGCTGTCGCTCGCGGGGATGGTGCAGAGCGCCGACGCGGGTCCGACGAAACAGGAAAGCGCGATCCTGCAGGATCTCCGCCCCAAGATCGACGCGCATCTCGCGAAGCTCCGATCGGTCGAAGGGACGGACGTCGCATCGTTCAACGCCCTGCTCAAAGAACTGAACGTTCCGGCGATCCCCGGGCCGCCGCCGGTCATCGTCCCGTGA